One segment of Triticum aestivum cultivar Chinese Spring chromosome 2A, IWGSC CS RefSeq v2.1, whole genome shotgun sequence DNA contains the following:
- the LOC123190626 gene encoding auxin response factor 11 isoform X2: MAAASQEKQQQLPTFGVLRNAAALLDEMQLMGEAQGAKKVINSELWHACAGPLVCLPQRGSLVYYFPQGHSEQVAATTKKTPNSRIPNYPSLPSQLLCQVHNITMHADKDTDEVYAQMTLQPVNSETDVFPIPSLGSYAKSKHPAEYFCKNLTASDTSTHGGFSVPRRAAEKLFPQLDYSMQPPNQELIVRDLHDNMWTFRHIYRQPKRHLLTTGWSLFVGAKRLKAGDSVLFIRDEKSQLLVGVRRATNQQTALSSSVLSTDSMHIGVLAAAAHAASSGSSFTIYYNPRTSPSPFVVPVARYNKANYIQQSVGMRMAMMFETEESSKRRYTGTIVGVSDSDPMRWPNSKWRNLQIEWDEHGYGERPERVSIWDIETPENTIVFPSASLNSKRQCLPGYGVPGLDIASVNMSPFQRAPGNPYGNLQHMPAVGSELAMMMFLNQSGQNIGTPLSCHQSSYSSIIQNVKQNYMPPSTFGHPIGSIKPESMPSNEVQQQQQLHAPKMQRGDSESCEVHPATDSVSASELHVAGREPRNTDKYPSQSISEQNGKGEPRVKPRRSKKGSSRKTISENSELSSAPSQICDDQLHVSEAELISCDTKNVNCGNNEGSSGALTHGDFAGQLQCQQVEQNELVSPPKLESSISPDGGKSVNSFPNQASFSQFFDGLDWMVQPPYYQDSNGIQSVSASENIFSPSANMASTINTDTLETFQNSCLSDCFPNSIQDFVGSPDLHSLTFLSPEMQNLDVHHDGSNVPSTSNSYVQMSFSEDDSGNHMESMQRGMNNISSCSQPQTTEGFNLGMYSKLPSLKESQVLSLPEIHNSSRGTSSCSMDAAEYSIDRNAKPMKPPVRTYTKVQKLGSVGRSIDVTRYRDYRELRSAIASMFGLQGKLEHPASSDWKLVYVDYENDVLLVGDDPWEEFINCVRCIRILSPSEVQQMSENGMQVLNDCIQADQ; the protein is encoded by the exons ATGGCGGCGGCCTCGCaggagaagcagcagcagctgcCGACGTTTGGCGTGCTGAGGAACGCGGCGGCGCTGCTCGACGAAATGCAGCTCATGGGGGAGGCGCAGGGCGCCAAGAAGGTGATCAACTCGGAGCTCTGGCACGCCTGCGCCGGCCCGCTCGTCTGCCTGCCGCAGCGCGGGAGCCTCGTCTACTACTTCCCCCAAGGCCACAGCGAGCAG GTTGCGGCGACCACCAAGAAGACGCCCAACTCCCGCATCCCCAACTACCCGAGCCTGCCGTCGCAGCTGCTGTGCCAAGTCCACAACATCACCATGCAT GCCGACAAGGACACCGATGAGGTCTACGCACAGATGACTCTGCAACCAGTGAACTCT GAAACCGACGTGTTCCCGATCCCGTCTCTCGGCAGCTATGCCAAGAGCAAGCATCCAGCTGAGTACTTCTGCAAGAATTTGACCGCGAGCGACACGAGCACGCATGGCGGTTTCTCGGTGCCGCGAAGAGCTGCAGAGAAGCTGTTCCCACAGCTG GATTACTCGATGCAACCTCCGAATCAGGAGCTTATCGTCCGGGATTTGCATGATAACATGTGGACGTTTCGTCACATTTATC GACAGCCGAAGCGACATCTTCTAACGACTGGATGGAGTCTGTTTGTCGGCGCGAAACGGCTTAAAGCAGGGGATTCTGTCTTATTTATCAG GGATGAGAAGTCACAACTACTTGTGGGTGTTAGGCGTGCCACCAATCAGCAAACGGCATTGTCATCATCGGTTCTGTCCACTGATAGTATGCACATAGGTGTTCTGGCTGCTGCAGCTCATGCTGCATCAAGTGGTAGTTCATTTACCATTTACTACAATCCTAG GACGAGCCCATCGCCGTTTGTGGTTCCTGTAGCAAGGTACAATAAGGCCAACTATATCCAGCAATCTGTTGGCATGAGAATGGCTATGATGTTTGAGACAGAGGAGTCAAGCAAGCGCAG ATACACTGGTACAATTGTGGGAGTTAGCGACTCTGATCCGATGAGATGGCCCAACTCCAAATGGCGCAACTTGCAG ATTGAATGGGATGAACATGGATACGGAGAAAGACCCGAGCGTGTGAGCATATGGGACATTGAAACTCCGGAGAACACTATAGTGTTCCCTTCTGCATCATTGAATTCGAAGCGACAATGCCTGCCTGGTTATGGAG TGCCTGGGCTAGATATTGCATCTGTAAATATGTCACCATTTCAGAGGGCACCTGGAAATCCTTATGGTAACTTGCAGCACATGCCCGCCGTTGGATCAGAATTGGCTATGATGATGTTTCTGAATCAATCTGGCCAAAACATAGGGACTCCACTCAGTTGTCACCAGTCCTCTTATTCTAGTATTATTCAAAATGTCAAGCAAAACTACATGCCTCCTTCAACATTTGGTCATCCCATTGGTTCAATAAAGCCAGAAAGCATGCCTTCCAATGaagtccagcagcagcagcagttgcaTGCTCCTAAGATGCAGAGAGGCGACTCAGAAAGCTGTGAAGTTCATCCTGCCACTGATTCAGTTTCTGCGTCGGAGCTACATGTTGCAGGAAGAGAGCCAAGAAACACAGATAAATATCCAAGTCAAAGCATTTCAGAGCAAAATGGCAAGGGTGAGCCTAGAGTCAAGCCTCGGAGGAGCAAGAAAGGTTCATCCCGCAAAACCATTTCAGAGAATTCTGAACTTTCTTCGGCACCTTCACAGATTTGCGATGACCAACTGCATGTTTCAGAAGCAGAACTAATCAGTTGTGACACCAAAAATGTTAACTGTGGTAACAATGAAGGTTCATCTGGTGCACTTACTCATGGTGATTTTGCTGGACAGCTGCAGTGTCAGCAGGTCGAACAAAATGAGCTGGTGTCACCACCAAAGTTGGAATCATCAATATCACCTGATGGAGGGAAGTCAGTCAACTCATTTCCCAACCAGGCGTCTTTTTCGCAGTTCTTCGATGGTCTGGATTGGATGGTTCAGCCTCCCTATTACCAAGACTCCAATGGCATTCAGTCAGTTAGTGCATCAGAGAACATCTTCAGTCCATCTGCTAATATGGCTTCCACAATAAATACTGATACTCTAGAAACTTTTCAGAACTCTTGCCTCTCAGACTGCTTCCCAAATTCCATACAAGACTTCGTCGGCAGCCCGGATCTGCATTCGCTAACATTTCTGTCACCTGAGATGCAAAATCTGGATGTGCACCACGACGGAAGCAACGTACCGAGCACATCCAACTCATATGTACAAATGAGCTTCTCTGAAGATGATAGTGGAAATCACATGGAATCCATGCAAAGAGGAATGAATAACATCTCCTCATGCTCTCAACCGCAGACTACCGAGGGCTTCAATCTGGGGATGTACTCAAAGTTGCCAAGTTTGAAGGAGTCTCAAGTTCTGTCTCTGCCAGAGATCCATAACAGTTCCAGGGGGACATCGTCTTGCAGCATGGATGCGGCAGAGTACAGCATCGACCGAAATGCGAAGCCGATGAAACCACCGGTGCGGACATATACAAAG GTTCAAAAGCTAGGATCTGTTGGAAGATCTATTGACGTCACACGGTATAGAGATTACCGTGAGCTGAGATCAGCCATCGCCTCCATGTTTGGACTCCAGGGGAAGCTTGAGCACCCTGCTAGTTCAGACTGGAAGCTCGTGTACGTCGACTACGAAAACGATGTGCTTCTTGTCGGGGATGATCCATGGGA GGAATTCATCAACTGCGTCCGATGCATCCGGATCCTCTCACCTTCGGAAGTACAACAGATGAGCGAGAACGGCATGCAAGTCTTGAACGACTGCATCCAAGCAGACCAGTAG
- the LOC123190626 gene encoding auxin response factor 11 isoform X1: MAAASQEKQQQLPTFGVLRNAAALLDEMQLMGEAQGAKKVINSELWHACAGPLVCLPQRGSLVYYFPQGHSEQVAATTKKTPNSRIPNYPSLPSQLLCQVHNITMHADKDTDEVYAQMTLQPVNSETDVFPIPSLGSYAKSKHPAEYFCKNLTASDTSTHGGFSVPRRAAEKLFPQLDYSMQPPNQELIVRDLHDNMWTFRHIYRGQPKRHLLTTGWSLFVGAKRLKAGDSVLFIRDEKSQLLVGVRRATNQQTALSSSVLSTDSMHIGVLAAAAHAASSGSSFTIYYNPRTSPSPFVVPVARYNKANYIQQSVGMRMAMMFETEESSKRRYTGTIVGVSDSDPMRWPNSKWRNLQIEWDEHGYGERPERVSIWDIETPENTIVFPSASLNSKRQCLPGYGVPGLDIASVNMSPFQRAPGNPYGNLQHMPAVGSELAMMMFLNQSGQNIGTPLSCHQSSYSSIIQNVKQNYMPPSTFGHPIGSIKPESMPSNEVQQQQQLHAPKMQRGDSESCEVHPATDSVSASELHVAGREPRNTDKYPSQSISEQNGKGEPRVKPRRSKKGSSRKTISENSELSSAPSQICDDQLHVSEAELISCDTKNVNCGNNEGSSGALTHGDFAGQLQCQQVEQNELVSPPKLESSISPDGGKSVNSFPNQASFSQFFDGLDWMVQPPYYQDSNGIQSVSASENIFSPSANMASTINTDTLETFQNSCLSDCFPNSIQDFVGSPDLHSLTFLSPEMQNLDVHHDGSNVPSTSNSYVQMSFSEDDSGNHMESMQRGMNNISSCSQPQTTEGFNLGMYSKLPSLKESQVLSLPEIHNSSRGTSSCSMDAAEYSIDRNAKPMKPPVRTYTKVQKLGSVGRSIDVTRYRDYRELRSAIASMFGLQGKLEHPASSDWKLVYVDYENDVLLVGDDPWEEFINCVRCIRILSPSEVQQMSENGMQVLNDCIQADQ; the protein is encoded by the exons ATGGCGGCGGCCTCGCaggagaagcagcagcagctgcCGACGTTTGGCGTGCTGAGGAACGCGGCGGCGCTGCTCGACGAAATGCAGCTCATGGGGGAGGCGCAGGGCGCCAAGAAGGTGATCAACTCGGAGCTCTGGCACGCCTGCGCCGGCCCGCTCGTCTGCCTGCCGCAGCGCGGGAGCCTCGTCTACTACTTCCCCCAAGGCCACAGCGAGCAG GTTGCGGCGACCACCAAGAAGACGCCCAACTCCCGCATCCCCAACTACCCGAGCCTGCCGTCGCAGCTGCTGTGCCAAGTCCACAACATCACCATGCAT GCCGACAAGGACACCGATGAGGTCTACGCACAGATGACTCTGCAACCAGTGAACTCT GAAACCGACGTGTTCCCGATCCCGTCTCTCGGCAGCTATGCCAAGAGCAAGCATCCAGCTGAGTACTTCTGCAAGAATTTGACCGCGAGCGACACGAGCACGCATGGCGGTTTCTCGGTGCCGCGAAGAGCTGCAGAGAAGCTGTTCCCACAGCTG GATTACTCGATGCAACCTCCGAATCAGGAGCTTATCGTCCGGGATTTGCATGATAACATGTGGACGTTTCGTCACATTTATCGTG GACAGCCGAAGCGACATCTTCTAACGACTGGATGGAGTCTGTTTGTCGGCGCGAAACGGCTTAAAGCAGGGGATTCTGTCTTATTTATCAG GGATGAGAAGTCACAACTACTTGTGGGTGTTAGGCGTGCCACCAATCAGCAAACGGCATTGTCATCATCGGTTCTGTCCACTGATAGTATGCACATAGGTGTTCTGGCTGCTGCAGCTCATGCTGCATCAAGTGGTAGTTCATTTACCATTTACTACAATCCTAG GACGAGCCCATCGCCGTTTGTGGTTCCTGTAGCAAGGTACAATAAGGCCAACTATATCCAGCAATCTGTTGGCATGAGAATGGCTATGATGTTTGAGACAGAGGAGTCAAGCAAGCGCAG ATACACTGGTACAATTGTGGGAGTTAGCGACTCTGATCCGATGAGATGGCCCAACTCCAAATGGCGCAACTTGCAG ATTGAATGGGATGAACATGGATACGGAGAAAGACCCGAGCGTGTGAGCATATGGGACATTGAAACTCCGGAGAACACTATAGTGTTCCCTTCTGCATCATTGAATTCGAAGCGACAATGCCTGCCTGGTTATGGAG TGCCTGGGCTAGATATTGCATCTGTAAATATGTCACCATTTCAGAGGGCACCTGGAAATCCTTATGGTAACTTGCAGCACATGCCCGCCGTTGGATCAGAATTGGCTATGATGATGTTTCTGAATCAATCTGGCCAAAACATAGGGACTCCACTCAGTTGTCACCAGTCCTCTTATTCTAGTATTATTCAAAATGTCAAGCAAAACTACATGCCTCCTTCAACATTTGGTCATCCCATTGGTTCAATAAAGCCAGAAAGCATGCCTTCCAATGaagtccagcagcagcagcagttgcaTGCTCCTAAGATGCAGAGAGGCGACTCAGAAAGCTGTGAAGTTCATCCTGCCACTGATTCAGTTTCTGCGTCGGAGCTACATGTTGCAGGAAGAGAGCCAAGAAACACAGATAAATATCCAAGTCAAAGCATTTCAGAGCAAAATGGCAAGGGTGAGCCTAGAGTCAAGCCTCGGAGGAGCAAGAAAGGTTCATCCCGCAAAACCATTTCAGAGAATTCTGAACTTTCTTCGGCACCTTCACAGATTTGCGATGACCAACTGCATGTTTCAGAAGCAGAACTAATCAGTTGTGACACCAAAAATGTTAACTGTGGTAACAATGAAGGTTCATCTGGTGCACTTACTCATGGTGATTTTGCTGGACAGCTGCAGTGTCAGCAGGTCGAACAAAATGAGCTGGTGTCACCACCAAAGTTGGAATCATCAATATCACCTGATGGAGGGAAGTCAGTCAACTCATTTCCCAACCAGGCGTCTTTTTCGCAGTTCTTCGATGGTCTGGATTGGATGGTTCAGCCTCCCTATTACCAAGACTCCAATGGCATTCAGTCAGTTAGTGCATCAGAGAACATCTTCAGTCCATCTGCTAATATGGCTTCCACAATAAATACTGATACTCTAGAAACTTTTCAGAACTCTTGCCTCTCAGACTGCTTCCCAAATTCCATACAAGACTTCGTCGGCAGCCCGGATCTGCATTCGCTAACATTTCTGTCACCTGAGATGCAAAATCTGGATGTGCACCACGACGGAAGCAACGTACCGAGCACATCCAACTCATATGTACAAATGAGCTTCTCTGAAGATGATAGTGGAAATCACATGGAATCCATGCAAAGAGGAATGAATAACATCTCCTCATGCTCTCAACCGCAGACTACCGAGGGCTTCAATCTGGGGATGTACTCAAAGTTGCCAAGTTTGAAGGAGTCTCAAGTTCTGTCTCTGCCAGAGATCCATAACAGTTCCAGGGGGACATCGTCTTGCAGCATGGATGCGGCAGAGTACAGCATCGACCGAAATGCGAAGCCGATGAAACCACCGGTGCGGACATATACAAAG GTTCAAAAGCTAGGATCTGTTGGAAGATCTATTGACGTCACACGGTATAGAGATTACCGTGAGCTGAGATCAGCCATCGCCTCCATGTTTGGACTCCAGGGGAAGCTTGAGCACCCTGCTAGTTCAGACTGGAAGCTCGTGTACGTCGACTACGAAAACGATGTGCTTCTTGTCGGGGATGATCCATGGGA GGAATTCATCAACTGCGTCCGATGCATCCGGATCCTCTCACCTTCGGAAGTACAACAGATGAGCGAGAACGGCATGCAAGTCTTGAACGACTGCATCCAAGCAGACCAGTAG
- the LOC123190627 gene encoding peptidyl-prolyl cis-trans isomerase Pin1, translating into MGTDAPAPAPAAAAGDGDAARKRPGGQDAAAGADSKRRRAEHPSSGSRERHGQQPQPQPQRQQRPGRPGDGGKGKRETMRASHILIKHEGSRRKASWRDPDGVAISATTRDDAADLARALRDQIAAGELQFDAAARDNSDCNSAKRGGDLGPFEKGKMQKPFEKAVIALKVGDMSDVVDTESGVHIILRTG; encoded by the exons ATGGGGACagacgcccccgcccccgccccggcCGCGGCCGCCGGAGACGGCGACGCGGCCCGGAAGCGGCCGGGCGGGCAGGACGCGGCCGCGGGCGCCGACAGCAAGCGCCGCCGCGCGGAGCACCCCTCCTCCGGCTCCCGCGAGCGCCACGGccagcagccgcagccgcagccgcagcggCAGCAGAGGCCGGGGCGCCCCGGGGACGGGGGCAAGGGGAAGAGGGAGACGATGCGGGCGTCGCACATCCTGATCAAGCACGAGGGGTCCCGGCGCAAGGCCTCGTGGCGGGACCCCGACGGCGTCGCCATCTCCGCCACCACCCGCGACGACGCCGCCGACCTCGCCCGCGCCCTCCGCGACCAGATCGCCGCCGGGGAGCTCCAGTTCGACGCCGCCGCCCGCGACAACTCCGACTGCAACTCCGCCAAGCGCGGCGGCGACCTCG GTCCATTCGAGAAGGGCAAGATGCAGAAGCCTTTCGAGAAGGCAGTGATTGCTCTGAAGGTGGGGGACATGAGCGACGTGGTTGACACTGAGAGCGGGGTGCACATCATCCTGAGGACCGGGTGA